The nucleotide window tgGCCGGGGGCCGGAGAGGGGCaggagaggatggagggagggaccCGGGATGTGAAGAGGACGCAGAGAGGACCCAGGGCTGACGCGGGCTGGCCCCTCACCCGTCTGCTCAGGTGTGAAGATGTCCTCCGGGGAAAAGCCCTTGCGCTGTGCGAATATCTTAAAGGCCTCCAGGGCCTCTGGGCTCACGTCGGGATTTCTACCTGCAGGCCAGGTGCCCGGTGAGTCATGCCTTGGGAAACACCTGGGAGCAGGGTACTTCCCAGCACCCGGGGAGGGCGCAGGGCAGGAGGGGTCCATCTGGGGTGGGCGCCGAGCAGGTGCGGAGGAGACGGGCCCCTCCCAGCCAACAGGTCCTGGGGAAGGAGCGTGGGAGACCCCAGGGGACACCCGAGTCCCTGGAGTCTCTGGGGGGACTTGGGCCGGATCCCAGAGCTCCCTGGAGGGTCAGGCCCCTGACCTGGAAGGGCTTCCCTCCCAGAGGAACCCTCTGACCAGAGACTCCTGCACTTCTCCCCCCGTGAGTGTCCCTGCCCCTAGAATTCCTCCATCAGcgcctcctgcctcccccacaCTGACCAAGCCCTGGTCCAAGACCCCAGGAAGCAGGACTCTGCATGTGCAGTGACCCTTTGGGGGTGGTCAAGTCCCAGAAGAAGCCTGGACTGGCTTCCTGGGCCGTAAACTGTGCTGGGCGCACACGGACCACGTGGTCTGTATTGCGGAACCAGGAGTGGCTGACGCGGGTCCTCTGGCTTCTGGAGGCAGAGGCCATGGGGCGGCTCAGGGTACGGGGATCTGAGGGCAGGAGGGCGGAGCCTCACCTATGAGCTTCCCCACGCTGACCGATTTCCCCTGGATGTGGCCTTGGCAGAAAAGGATGTAGTGGCCCTCGACGGGCAGTTCCAGGATGGACATGTACTTCTTGCCGCCATCTGTGGATGGACAGAGAAAACGCGTCTTGACTGTCTCAGTTCCTAGAGAACATACTGGAGACCACAATAAGGAACATTCTGGAACATTCGGACTTCTCGACACCCTAGCCGTACTCAGCTCCCCCTCATCCAGGGACCCCATGGGCCTGTGTCCAGGACATGCTGCTGTCCCAACCAAGGCCCTAACCCTGGGGAGGAGCCGCCTCCTAGGAAAGTCTCAACCAGAGGTGTGGAGTCAGAGAGGATGGAGGGCTTGGAGGCTGGGCCGGACCCTGCAGGCTCCAGCAGCTTCCCCGCCTgcttccccatcccgaaccctgCTTCCCCATGGGGTGGACAGCCAGGACCACCCGGAGGAAGCGGGGGCGGTTCCTTCATCCTCTTGTGGACAGACCTGTCCCGTCTGGTGTCTGGTGTCAGGACAAGACCCCTGGGAAGGGAGGGGTGAGACTCTCTGAGTGGGGACAGGGCGGGGACCCCGGGCAGTGAGGCCGCCCACGGGGAGGGTGAGGCCGGGGCCCTGCTTGTGTGGCTTGGCTGGGCAGGGACTTACTGGAGCTGTATTTGCCCGGCTCCCCAGTCGGCTGCATCCTTTTTATCTTCTCATGGCACTGGTCCTCCTTCCTGGGACACACAAGGAGCAAGGGAGCCACGCTCCGCAACCACGCCTGGGCCCACCCGAGCTCGCCTGGCACGTGGGCCTCTCGCCCAGCGTCCCCCAGATGGCACCGTCAACCCCCACCACCCAGGACTCTTTCCCCTCGAGGTCCAGGGGGTGTGCATCTTAGCAAGCACCCTGacctggggtgggaagaggtgTCCTGAGGGGCTGGCCCCAGGCCACCCTCGGCCCAtttagggggaggggaggggacagcagGACGATGGTGGGGGGATGTGGGGGGTGGCAGCACGCACATGAAGGTGAACCTGACTTCCAGGTCCCCGCTGCCCAGGGCCGTCAAGGTCAAAGGGGATGCCTTCCTGAGCCTAATCTCTTTAGGCATGTTCTTGTCGTTCACCACGGCCTTCACATACCAAGTCCCTGCAATCTGAGCAAGGCGGGGCCGTGAGCCCCCAGCAGGGGGCACCCACCACCCGCCTCCCCCAGGGCAGGCTGGGCTCCAGCACATCTGCACCCCGGGCGTCGGCCAGAAGAGCCCGGTGTACAGGGCTCCCGGTGCTAGACAGAGGCAGGATGCCCATCGTCTTTGGGGAGCAGGTTCCATACCCAACACGTCTTCTCTGCAGAGGGCGCAGCCAGCCGTCGGGGGTCCCAGGAGTCGCTTCCCTGGGCCCTGAGCTGGAGCTGCTCCCCCGGCAGCCCTGGGCTGAGCAGGGGCCTGACTGAGAGTCGAACAGAGAGGCCCCTGCTCCCCGACCCCTTCCTGCGGGGAGCCCAGGGCCAGAGCCCACCTCCTGAGACGGGCCTGGTCACGCGGCCCCCACGGATCACTGCCTTCCCCTCCACCAGGCTCACCTGCTGGGGCTCCAGAGGGCAGGATGGGGGGTCCTGGGCCCGCAGGGCGGCGAGCAGGCTGAGGGCGATGGGCAGGAACAGGGCCTTCATCTCCGGGGCTTTGGGCTCCCAGCTGCCGGCGGGTCCAGGGGTCCAAGGGAGGTTGTGCCGGCTCCATACATGGCGGCTGTTTATACCCGGAGCTCCTGGCATGGACCCCACCCCGCCCACCCAGCACTGCGGCCCAGTCctcatggggggcgggggggtgtgtGCTCAGCGCTGGAGTCTGAGGAGCGGCTGTCAGATGCCTCAGAGCAAAGGACATGCAGTGCTGTCCCGGGTCCGCCTCCCGAGAGTGCTGGCTCACAGACAGCCGCCCGGAGGACAgaggcagctgggggtgggggtgagggggccgTGCATGTCTCTGCCCTGAGCCCAGACGGAAGGTCAaggcttcctcccctcctccaccgcgcccctcccagagccctgggctgggatCTTAGGCGAGTTCTCTGGGAGCCCGCCAAAGGGACTGAGTTTCAGAAGGGATGAGCGGGGTGTGATTGGCGGAGTCCCAGGGCCCCCAGAGGCGAATTCTCACCTGCCTGGCACCCCTGCCGTGGCTGATCCCAGGCCCGGGAAGCAAACCCCGGGTCCTCGTGGGGCTGGGGGCACTGGCTTATGACCTGGGGTCTGTCTGGATATCTCCTCTTCAGAGAGTGTCCCCCAGGGGCCCCGGAGGAGGAACCCGGCCTCCCAGCCCCTCACTCTGGACCCCGAGGCGGGGCTGGGTTTCCAGGCAGACTCGTGGTGTCCTCCCAGTGGGGCCGCCCGTTTCTGCGCATGTGGGTTCACCGCCCGTCTGCCCTGCTGCAGCTGCAGCTCCCCAGAGCAGGGGCTCCGGCCACATGGTGGGTGGTCACTGGGTGTTTGTGGCTAAAAGAATAAACTAGTGACTGGGTCTCTGGGGCCTCAGAGGATCCCTCTCCGAGGGGAACCCACACTTCTGTGGCTCTGGGTCCCGTGAGCCTTGGGAGGACCCATGAGTGCCGGCCCCTGGGCACGTAGGAGGCTCAGCAAACCTGGGCTCTGCCTTGCCTCCTCCTGCCTGGAGTGGGACCCACATTCCCTGACTTCTTTCATTCTTCCAGAACCCCAACCACCCCGGAACTTCCCCTCTCCCTTCAGCTTTGACCCCCGTGTCCCCCCAGGACAGGCCTCGTAGCCGATTCCATTTGGATAAACTGGCTGAGTGAGGCACAGACTGACCACACTCGGGctggtgctcagaggcccaagCTGAGCCTCCCTGCACCTGGCTCTGTTAGCCTCAGCACCGGCTGCCCCCTAACAAGAtcctggcctccctgctccctgACCGTGTGGGTCCTGGGTCTGAGTCACCCTCTCTGAGACCCACGCTGACGCAGGGCCCCGCACGCAGGTGCTGGGGACACACAATGGTGTCTTTGTGCCTTGTTGGCCCGAGGTTGGACACGGCTGTAGATGGTCCGCCCCAAGTACCAGCTCAATAATAATAATGGGCCTCTCCATAAACCCCGGGGGCCGCACTGAAGGTGCTGGCAGGACCTATAATTACCGTATCTGGGAAGGAACTGCTGAGCAGGAAGCCCACCCTCCCTGGGAGCGGGAAAGGGCGGGGTCCTTACTAAGGGCCTGTTCCCTGTTCTCCTGGACGTTCCCCAGAGAACCTGGATCTGGGTTATAACCTGGGAGTCCCTGATCTGAGCGTTTATGACGGTGAGACTTCATTCAGGCCTTGAGGAAAACTCTGGACACAGGCAGGTCTCCCAGGGAGAACGGGGTGCCTGCCCCCGCCCTCTGCGGGGTGCGATCCAAGCCCTCCAGGCCCTCCGGTCCTCCACCACGGCCCTATGCCCCAGCGGCAGAACCCTGCCCAGGGGTCCAGCTGTGTTCTTCCTGGATCCTGGAGGGGCGTGCgcggggctgggagaggaggctGGCCGAGGGGCCGCGGCCGGCTCCGCTCACCACCTCTTGACAGCGTCTCAGGGACTGTGGTCAGCGCCGCCCCAAAGCTTCGGTTCCAGAACTGACCAGAGTGGATGTAATGGGAAACCTGAGCATGTCGGAGCAGGGCGTGCGGTGGACTGTGGGACGGAGCTGATGGCCACCCTGCAGCCGGAGTGCATGGCTCCTGCACGCAGACCGGACCCTGGCTTCCCGCCTCCACTGCCCGCACCCCTCCCTCTGGGCCTCCCCGATACACATGGGTCATAGCCGACGTGCAGGTGAATGACGTGCAGTCCGCATGGAGTGGAACTCAGGCTGCATACCCTGGGCTCCTCGCTTCCCAGTGGGACAATCTGGCGCGATCCCACCCATTTCTCAGAGGTCCTCAGGAAGGCTGAGTCCCAGGTGCCCACAGTGAGGACCCTCTCATCAAAACTCCCTTTCTTGCGTTTTCTACCTCCCCATCTGGgctcccctcatagctcagctgataaagaatccgcctgcaatacaggagaccccggttcaatttctaggacgggaagatccgctggaaaaaggacgggctacccactccagtattcctgggcttccctggtggctcagccggtaaagaatccatctgcaatttgggagacctgggttcgatccctgggttgggaagatcttctggagaagggaaaggctaaccactccagtattccagcctggagaactccatggacataaagtctatggagttgcaaagagtcggatacaaccgagcgagtttcactttcactttcacctcccCGTTTCACCTGACCTCAGATATCTggcttctagaactgtgagagaatggaATTTCTCTGTTTATGCTGCAGagtttgtggcactttgttacAGAAACTCTAGGAAACTGACACAAGCTCTACCATTAAATGTTCTGTCAAAATATATGTGGACTAAATATGCAAAGTAAAAGACAGAGATTACCAGGGTGGAGTAAAAGTCATGATACAGCTACATGCTGTTTTCCAAAACCTACTTCAAATGTAAAGCAGTTGGAAGTGAAAATGCAGAAAAGAGTAAAATGATTAGGATAGCTAACTGACTCCAGTGCCAGCTGGGAGTGGACTGCCTCTGTCACCCAGCATCAGCCTACTGTCCCCCACTGCAGGCTCTGCAGTGACGGGGCTGGGCCAGTGGGCattcctcctttgtttctgccCTGAGTTAATAAGCTCTGTTGGTAGGAGGCTGAGGATGAAGGGGCTTCCTTCCTGGTTCCAGGGTGCTTCCATCtgatcctttttctttctcctgctctACGGCTAACGGTGGCATCTGGAGGGGATGCCCACAGCCACTCACCACACTGAATACGGGGGAATGCCCCCCCTGTATTCAGTGGCACCCCCACCAGTGGGCTCCCAGTGAGTCCTTTAGGTGCTCCAGCCTATcccctgggaggggagagggcccTCCTGCTTGCTGGTCTCAGCCTGCATTTCCCTGCCTGCTGGCCTCCGCCCAGACCGTGAGCCAGCTCTGGTCCAGGGCAACCCAGCAACTTCTCCATCCTTTGGGTTGCATGCTCCCTTCTCCCACAAGGTCGGACCCCAGCCCTGTGGAGAGGGCTCCCCAAGATTTGGTTCTTCTTTAGCTAGTCTACTTCAATGCCGGGCTATGCTTCATggtccttttttatttatttactttatttaacaCCAAAAGCGTTTTGTATCGGGGTATAgcaaattaacaatgttgtgagatTTTCAGGTGAACTgtggagggactcagccatacctatACAAGCATCCAATGTCCCCCAAACtctgctcccatccaggctacgcTTCATGGTTCTTTATAGTTAATTGTTCATTCTACAGACCATCTCTTCTCAGTCTATTGTATGGCTTCTGTATCCTGATTGAAGGCTGattcatataattatatattattttaagcgGTGATAAGCGCTAAGGGGAACAAGTGGAGCTGGAAGTGTGGGGACAAGAGGGTAGTTTATACTTTAAGTGGCAGGTCCGAGACAGCAGAGTGACCTTTGCACACAGAATAAAGATATTGGAGGAAGCGAGCCATGAAATCATCAGGTGGAGACGCTTCCAGGTGGAAAGATCACCCAGGGCCCGTGTTCAGTGGGAGAGGATTGGGCATGTGTCAGAGACACACAGGAGGGCAGAGGGCTGGAGCAAACGACACCTGGATGACGTGTGAGTCGGAGCGGGGAAGGGCTTGGCCTGATGGCTTCGGGTGTGCCGGCCACCACTCGGACCTTATCATTTACTCTGAGGAGCAGAGATCCTACGGAGACATTTTACAAAGTCAGAGAGTGACTTTTCGATTCAAAGGGTCACTCCAATTGCCACCTTGAGGGTAGAATTTGTGAAGGGGGCTGGCAGAGAACACAGGcataaaggcagagaaatcagtcAGAAAGATGCTGCTTGTaatccaggccagaagggaaacgCACTGAGGTCTACCCACCCAGCCATCAGGGACTCACAGGGTGTGCGCTTACACACCCATCGTGAATGAATAGAAGACCGGTCAAATGTGTGAGAGTCTGTTTTTAGATGTTGGCCCACAGGCAATGCAAGGCTGCGATCCCCGGGAGGGAAACAAGTGAGGTGTGCCATTGTCCCTGCAGCTCTGAGTCAGAAGGGAGATCCAACACTGCAGCCGGGGGAGGGGATGGAGGCGGAGCACAGCACAGACCAGGGTCTGGGGCATCTGAGACGTCTAGAGGGAGATGACAAAGCGCTGGAGCAGAGAAAGCCGTGCAGAGGAAGAGTCCAGAAGCCTGCAGAGGATCTCACTGAAGGCCAGTCTATACTCTGATCGGTATGAGCTGAAATCTTACTGtcgttttgacttgcatttctcagcttctctgatggctcagcgggtaaagaacccgcccgcaatgcaagagatgcaggagataggggtttgatccctgaatcgggaagatcccctggagaaggaaatggcaatcctctccagtattcttgcctgaaaaatcccatggacggaggagtctggcgggctaccatccaaagggtcgcagagagttagacatgactgggtgactaagcacaatAATTAGAAAAGATTTCTGAAGTGAGATCATGTTGATGGTTACACAACCTTGGGAAGGTATTAAAATCCACCAAATTgtacacttttaaaaatggaagagtttttttttataaTGCAGTTTTAGATTAACAGCAAAATCGCGGGGAAGGTACAGAGCTTTCTCATAGACACTCTACCCCACATAGATATAGCCCCCTGTCCTCAGTATCCCCCGTCCTCAGTATTTACTCAGAGTGGTAATATTTCATGACTGATAAGCCTAcattgaagtgtggtgttggagaagactcttgagagtcccttggactgcaaggagatccaaccagtccatcctaaaggagatcagtcgagatcagtcctgggtgttcattggaaggactgatgctgaagctgaaactccagtactttggccacctcatgtgaagagttgattcattggaaaagaccctgatgctgggtgggactaggggcaggaggagaaggggacgacagaggatgagatggctggattgcatcaccgactggatggacgtgagtttgggtaaactccttgagttggtgatagacagggaagcctggcgtgctgcggtccatggggtcaaaaagagttgaacacgactgagtgactgaactgaactgaagcctacATTAACATGTCATAATCACCTGAAGTCTATAGCTTGCCTTCAGGTTCACTCTTGATGTTTGGACAAACGTACAGTGTATATCCATCACTAAGGTATCATGCAGCCTATTTTCAACACCCTCAACATCCTCCCAGCTCCTGCTCCTACCAGTCTTTGGCAATCACTAATCATTTTACCATCTCCCtgattttaccttttccagaatgtcatatcgATGGAATCAAACAGTGTGTACCCTTTCAGAGAGGTTTGTGTCACTTAGtcatatgcatttaagattcttcATAGCTTCATGGCTCATTTCTTTCCAGTGTTGAACAATCCTCCTTGTCTGTTTGTACCGCAGCTTAAtgttgaataatatcccattgtctgGATGGACCACAATTTAACAATCCAtccacctactgaaggacatcttggctgCTTCCAAGTGTTGGCAATTTtgaataaagcttctataaacaTCCGTGTGCTGGTTTTTCCGGggacataagttttcagttcctttggataaataccaaggagtacAACTGCTGGATCACACCGTGGTATGAATTTGTCAGCTTTTGCAAGAAACCACCAAaccatcttccaaagtggctgcaccacaTTGCGTTCCCACCAGCAGTGGTGAGAGTTCCTGTTGGTCCACATCCTCGCCGGAGTCTGTGATGTCTGTGTTCCCGATTTTGTCCATCCCAATAGGGGCGTTGCTGTTGTTCAgatgttaagttgtgtccaagtctttgcgaccccgtggactgtagccgccaggctcctctgtccatggggtttcccaggcaagaatgctggagtggggtgccatgccctcctccaggggatcttcccaacccagggattgaacccaagtctcctgtggttcctgcattggtaggctgattctttaccactaagccacctgtgCTTCCCCAGTAGTGGTGTAGTGGTATCTTattgttgctttaatttgcattttcctgctgACATAGGATATGGAGCATATGGTTGTTCTAGAAAGTGcttagtgttttttaattttttagagtatagttgatttataatactgcATCAGTTTCTACTGCTCAGCAAGGTgtatcagttacacatacacatatgtgttgTGCTGTGCTAAGATGCTTAgtcgtatcccactctttgcggccccatggactgtagcccgccagactcctctgtccatgggattctccagttaagaatactggagtgggttgccatgccctcctccaggggatcttcccaacccagggatcgaacccaggtctcccgaatttcAGGCAGAGTAGCCTAGCCCttgtctaggggatcttcctgacccagaaattgaagcagggtcttctgcattgcaggcgggttctttacctgctgagctatcggggaagccccaCATATGCACACAGCCCctctttttttcaattcttttcccatacaggccatCACAGAGGACTGAGAAGAGC belongs to Cervus elaphus chromosome 11, mCerEla1.1, whole genome shotgun sequence and includes:
- the LOC122702580 gene encoding odorant-binding protein 2b-like, with protein sequence MRTGPQCWVGGVGSMPGAPGINSRHVWSRHNLPWTPGPAGSWEPKAPEMKALFLPIALSLLAALRAQDPPSCPLEPQQIAGTWYVKAVVNDKNMPKEIRLRKASPLTLTALGSGDLEVRFTFMKEDQCHEKIKRMQPTGEPGKYSSNGGKKYMSILELPVEGHYILFCQGHIQGKSVSVGKLIGRNPDVSPEALEAFKIFAQRKGFSPEDIFTPEQTESCEPASD